A window of Rhipicephalus microplus isolate Deutch F79 chromosome X, USDA_Rmic, whole genome shotgun sequence genomic DNA:
ttacctccaacctgcctcctgcttcatcgacgccgatcatctccttgacgggacttcaatccatatcaaggagatcaacgaacgaaaaggaaaacttaactggcgcagtcgacagggaTCGGCGAGCTCTGCAGCACCATACACTGGACCAGCGCTGAAGGGATCAAGGGGCAAGGCATCCAACAGCCACCAGCGGCTAAGTCGAGACGCTCCCACAGCAGCCAACTTCGGCACCGTGGAGGAGATCCGGGAACGACAGTGCATACAGCAAAGGGTGAGCAGGATTTCTTGCGTTCTTCTCTAGTTGGCATGGCAGTTTATGCGTAGAGCACATGGTGAGAACACGCGGGGGTGCTAAAACAATGGAGTCTAATGATGATGAGGGTACGAGAGCGGCAGATGTGAATCGGAGTCGAGAATCATCCAATGATGGTATTCAAAATTCTGATCAGTCAAATGAGGCGACAGTGCTTACTCAGAGGcaagaatcgatgcagcaggcatCTCAGGTTTTGCCGAAATCAAGCGAAGCGAGAATGCTCGAGCTTGAAATTCAAAAACTCAATCTTCAGATTCAGTACGAAAATTTATTGCAGGCTAGAATGAACGCGGAACGTCTCAATGGCACGTTGTTCAACTCTGGGTCGGAGACGGGTGATCAGAGGCGCCGCGGTTTCGATTCTGTTCAGCAATCGGCAAAAGTGCTAAAAGGGTTCCGCCTGCCGAGTGACGCGGATGTCCCATTATGGTTTGAGGAAGTAGAAAAACTTTTTGCTACTTACCAGGTACCGCACGAGAGCCGCGTGCATTTGGTTATGCCAGCGCTAACTGAGCGAGTCCGTTACCTACTGCGTAACCTCAACCCTGAAGAGAGTGCAGATTATGAGTCAGTTAAAGCAGCAGTGCTGACGGAACTGAAGCTTTCTCCGGCAGAGTACCTGCTGAGGTTCGAAAGAGCCGTAAAGCGTAAGGAAGAGACGTGGGCACAGTTCGCGTCCCGCGTGAAAACCTATTTCTCATACTACCACCAAGTGAGAGAAGCCGACACGGTAGAAGTGATGGCAGAACTCATGGTTGCTGACCGCATAAAATCGGGCCTTAGTACGGAGGGTCTTGAGTATGTGAGATTAAGGGAAGGCGAGGGATGGCTTAGGCCAACTGAGATCGCGAAAGTGCTCCAAACTTTCGAGCAAGCGAAAGGGAAAGGGCGTGCTTCAAAGCAACCAACTGTAGAAATGGGGCAGAAGCCGGCGACACGAGTTGAGAAAGGGGCTCTGAAATGCCACTTATGTCACGGCTCAGGCCATTTCGCTAAAGAGTGCCCGAAGGCTAGTGATAAGGAG
This region includes:
- the LOC142776496 gene encoding uncharacterized protein LOC142776496, translating into MVRTRGGAKTMESNDDEGTRAADVNRSRESSNDGIQNSDQSNEATVLTQRQESMQQASQVLPKSSEARMLELEIQKLNLQIQYENLLQARMNAERLNGTLFNSGSETGDQRRRGFDSVQQSAKVLKGFRLPSDADVPLWFEEVEKLFATYQVPHESRVHLVMPALTERVRYLLRNLNPEESADYESVKAAVLTELKLSPAEYLLRFERAVKRKEETWAQFASRVKTYFSYYHQVREADTVEVMAELMVADRIKSGLSTEGLEYVRLREGEGWLRPTEIAKVLQTFEQAKGKGRASKQPTVEMGQKPATRVEKGALKCHLCHGSGHFAKECPKASDKENNPKKATEPKRKVQKVTLSHETDTEIPTGVLSAKVKSLKHKGEGTDKLQLIPVSCAGISANAILDTGSEITVIRESLLPQSVVEPSGTVRLVSAFGKTIEARLATLPVKLYSPREVTEPQNVDLLCELTDELVEGTDCLLTKDDWKLLLKASSPLAPCRAPAEPAHEAERAVEKQKVVACNLTLEEKDDSGEGAQTEGEREASLGQRVEFRNVQLGDTTLKKCWEDARSGKSGMFISDGLLYHCDSIAGTRVSQLVVPKDKRTEVMHLAHESLCGGHLGSKKTRARIRYNFFGRVWRRRY